From Elephas maximus indicus isolate mEleMax1 chromosome 1, mEleMax1 primary haplotype, whole genome shotgun sequence, a single genomic window includes:
- the KLHL31 gene encoding kelch-like protein 31: protein MAPKKKTIKKNKGDINEMTIIVEDSPLNKLNALNGLLEGGNGLSCISSELTDASYGPKLLEGLSKMRQESFLCDLVIGTKTKSFDVHKSVMASCSEYFYNILKKDPSTQRVDLNDIAPLGLATVIAYAYTGKLTLSLYTIGSIISAAVYLQIHTLVKMCSDFLIREMSVENCMYIANIAETYSLKNAKGAAQRFIRDNFLEFAESDQFMKLTFEQINELLIDDDLQLPSEIVAFQIAMKWLEFDQKRVKYAADLLSNIRFGTISAQDLVNYVQSVPRMMQDADCHKLLVDAMNYHLLPYHQNTLQSRRTRIRGGCRVLVTVGGRPGLTEKSLSRDILYRDPENGWSKLTEMPAKSFNQCVAVMDGFLYVAGGEDQNDARNQAKHAVSNFCRYDPRFNTWIHLASMNQKRTHFSLSVFNGLLYAVGGRNSEGSLASLECYVPSTNQWQPKAPLEVARCCHASAVTDGRVLVTGGYISNAYSRSVCAYDPASDAWQELPALSTPRGWHCAVTLGDRVYVMGGSQLGPRGERVDVLTVECYSPVTGQWSYAAPLQVGVSTAGASALHGRAYLVGGWNEGEKKYKKCIQCFQPELNEWTEEDELPEATVGVSCCTLSMPNSVTRESRASSVSSVPVSI from the exons ATGGCACCCAAAAAGAAGACtatcaaaaagaacaaaggagatATCAATGAGATGACTATAATTGTAGAAGATAGCCCCCTAAACAAACTAAATGCTTTGAATGGGCTCCTAGAAGGAGGCAATGGCCTTAGTTGCATTTCTTCTGAATTAACAGATGCTTCTTATGGCCCCAAGCTCTTGGAAGGTTTAAGTAAAATGCGACAGGAAAGCTTCCTTTGTGACTTAGTCATTGGcaccaaaaccaaatcctttgatGTTCACAAGTCAGTGATGGCTTCATGCAGTGAGTACTTTTACAACATCCTGAAAAAAGACCCATCTACTCAAAGGGTAGATCTCAATGATATCGCACCGCTGGGCCTGGCCACGGTCATTGCATATGCCTACACCGGAAAGCTGACTCTCTCCTTATATACAATAGGAAGCATTATTTCTGCTGCTGTTTATCTTCAGATCCATACTCTTGTAAAGATGTGCAGTGATTTTCTGATACGGGAGATGAGTGTTGAGAATTGCATGTACATTGCTAACATTGCTGAAACATATTCCCTGAAAAACGCAAAAGGAGCAGCCCAAAGATTTATCAGGGATAACTTCCTTGAATTTGCAGAATCAGATCAGTTTATGAAACTTACATTTGAGCAAATTAATGAACTTCTTATAGATGATGACTTACAGTTGCCTTCTGAAATAGTAGCATTCCAGATTGCAATGAAATGGTTAGAATTTGACCAAAAGAGAGTGAAATATGCTGCAGATCTTCTGAGCAATATTCGCTTTGGTACCATCTCTGCTCAAGACCTGGTCAATTATGTTCAGTCTGTACCAAGAATGATGCAAGATGCAGATTGTCACAAACTTCTTGTAGATGCTATGAACTACCACTTACTTCCGTATCATCAAAACACATTGCAGTCTAGACGCACGAGAATCCGCGGTGGCTGCCGAGTCCTAGTCACTGTTGGGGGACGCCCAGGCCTTACTGAGAAGTCCCTCAGTAGAGACATCTTGTACAGAGACCCTGAAAATGGATGGAGCAAGCTTACAGAAATGCCGGCTAAGAGCTTTAATCAGTGTGTGGCTGTGATGGATGGATTTCTTTACGTGGCTGGTGGTGAAGACCAGAATGATGCAAGAAATCAAGCCAAGCATGCAGTCAGCAATTTCTGCAG ATACGACCCCCGCTTCAACACCTGGATACATCTGGCCAGCATGAACCAGAAGCGCACGCACTTCAGCCTGAGCGTGTTCAACGGGCTCCTCTACGCAGTGGGCGGCCGCAACTCGGAAGGCAGCCTGGCCTCGCTGGAGTGCTACGTGCCCTCCACCAATCAGTGGCAGCCGAAGGCGCCCCTGGAGGTGGCACGCTGCTGCCACGCCAGCGCGGTCACCGACGGCCGCGTGCTGGTGACTGGTGGCTACATCAGCAACGCGTACTCGCGCTCAGTGTGCGCGTACGACCCGGCCAGCGATGCGTGGCAGGAGCTGCCGGCCCTAAGCACGCCCCGGGGCTGGCACTGCGCCGTCACGCTGGGCGACAGGGTATATGTGATGGGGGGTAGTCAGTTGGGGCCGCGTGGGGAGCGCGTGGATGTGCTGACTGTGGAGTGCTACAGCCCAGTGACCGGCCAGTGGAGCTACGCTGCGCCGCTGCAGGTGGGCGTGAGCACAGCCGGAGCCTCTGCGCTGCACGGCCGCGCCTACCTGGTGGGGGGCTGGAACGAGGGCGAAAAGAAGTACAAGAAGTGCATTCAGTGCTTCCAACCTGAGCTCAACGAGTGGACGGAGGAGGACGAGCTGCCCGAGGCCACCGTGGGTGTGTCCTGCTGTACCCTCTCCATGCCCAATAGTGTGACCCGGGAATCCCGGGCCAGCTCAGTGTCTTCTGTACCAGTCAGTATCTGA